The Carnobacterium mobile DSM 4848 genome includes a window with the following:
- a CDS encoding helix-turn-helix domain-containing protein: MVLNKLLDASSSRRLQLVEVLLSDDTWWTIDELSQQLMCSGRTIRADIQYYNSNLTSEITIETSKQRGIKLTTSNDFQMEKIYQRAMENSLNFQIIKKLFELDIPSIEDLADLLYTSISSIIRSLKQINSFLAEYDLWIQSKPVKIRGSEKQIRYFYSVFLWDYYSAAFDEFQHPFLEIANKYIYLLQEKAEETALFTFDSTQNGSLVSDLFRADKKRLCH, encoded by the coding sequence ATGGTATTAAATAAGTTGCTGGATGCTTCTAGTTCTAGACGGTTGCAATTAGTTGAAGTGTTGCTATCCGATGACACATGGTGGACCATTGACGAATTATCTCAACAATTGATGTGCTCAGGGCGCACGATTCGAGCGGACATTCAATATTACAATAGTAACTTGACCAGTGAAATCACCATTGAAACTTCTAAACAACGCGGCATAAAACTGACGACATCCAATGATTTCCAAATGGAAAAAATTTATCAACGGGCAATGGAAAACAGTTTGAATTTTCAAATTATCAAAAAACTATTTGAGCTGGATATCCCCAGCATAGAAGACTTAGCTGATCTATTATATACCAGTATCTCCTCCATTATCAGAAGTTTAAAACAAATTAACAGCTTTTTAGCAGAATATGATCTATGGATCCAATCAAAGCCGGTTAAAATCAGAGGCTCAGAAAAACAAATTCGTTATTTTTATAGTGTGTTTTTATGGGATTATTATTCTGCAGCATTTGATGAATTTCAACATCCCTTTCTTGAAATAGCCAACAAGTATATTTATCTACTTCAAGAAAAGGCAGAAGAAACGGCTTTATTCACCTTTGACTCAACACAAAACGGCTCTTTGGTTAGTGATTTGTTTAGAGCGGATAAAAAAAGGCTATGTCATTGA